The sequence below is a genomic window from Chaetodon auriga isolate fChaAug3 chromosome 8, fChaAug3.hap1, whole genome shotgun sequence.
TGGGACTAATGCTTTCTTCGTTTTTTACAGGATGTCCATTGTGAATATTGTTGCCAGGGAGATCCTGGACTCCAGGGGAAATCCGACCGTGGAAGTAGATCTGCATACTGGCAAAGGTTAAAAAAccaaatgcattaaaaatcaTCACTCatatactgtgtttgtgtttttgtctgataaCGGGCTTGACAGTGCACCTGGTCTAATCCGAACTTTGAAAAATCCCAAGGTTGTATTCATATAAACTTGCCTTCACCTTTTCCACCCCTCTCGCCACGTCCTCAACCTTTCACCCCTAAACATGTACCTCTACCTCCACCTGCCAATCCCTTAATCTCCATCCCAGGTCTGTTCAGGGCTGCTGTGCCCAGCGGTGCATCCACTGGCATCTACGAGGCTCTGGAGCTTCGGGATGGAGACAAGACTCGCTACAAGGGCAAAGGTGAACATTTACTACACAATGGGGCGTGTGCTTCTGTCTTGTCTTtgcctgtgtctctgctgaggCTTTGAGGATTTTCTTATGTGTTTTGTGACATAAATGTGGTCTGACAGTGTccttctgtcctgctgtctcaGGTGTAACCAAAGCTGTTGGCCACATTAATGACACTCTTGGACCTGCCCTCATTCAGTCTGTGAGTAGCAGTGCAGAATATGATCCGCTTCATCAGAAATAGCAAAACAATACGGTGAAGAATGCAGAATTACTGAGTGAGCCACAGTTTGTTTGTCCATCAGGGAGTCAGTGTGTTGGAGCAGGACAAACTGGACAGCTTGATGATTGAAATGGACGGCACTGACAACAAATGTAAGCCTCCTTCACATCTTGTGTGCAGTGATGGCGTATATGTGCAATGACATGTTTCTGCACCAGTGGCCACTGTGTGTTGTCTGACCGCTTCTGTGTTTCTCCCAGCTAAGTTTGGGGCCAATTCTATTCTTGGAGTGTCACTGGCCATATGCAAAGCTGGCGCAGCAGAGAAAGGTGTCCCCCTGTACCGTCACATTGCTGATCTGGCAGGAAACAGAGAGTTGGTCCTCCCGGTTCCTGTGAGTCCTTGTGCAAAAATGTGCTTCTTCTGAACGCAAAAGCCCAAATACAATCTGATCTGCCTTATCTGTGCCTCCCTCAGGCTTTTAATGTGATCAACGGTGGTTCCCATGCTGGCAACAGGCTGGCTATGCAGGAGTTCATGGTACTTCCTGTAGGGGCGGAGTCTTTCCGTGATGCTCTGCGTGTGGGGGCAGAGCTCTACCAGACACTGAGAGGTGTCATCAAAGAGAAATATGGTCAGGATGCTACAAATGTAGGAGATGAAGGAGGATTTGCCCCGAATATACAAGAGAACAGTGAAGGTAAGCACAACCACAACATGAATCGTCCTTCTCTTGATTTCCTATGATGTTACCTTccatctctccatttctctccgTCAGCCCTGGAGCTGATAAAGACGGCCATTGAGAAAGCTGGATTCACAGACAAAGTGGTGATAGGGATGGATGTTGCTGCTTCAGAGTTTTTCATTGAGGGCAAGTACGACCTGGACTTTAAGTCTCCGCCCAACGCTGCCCGCAACATCAGTGCCGACGAGCTGGCCAGCATCTACCAGGGCTTCATTAACAACTACCCaggtgtgtgatgtgtgtgagctggtgTGTCAGATTTCAGCTCTGAAATAGGTCAAAAGCATCAGAAATACTTTGTTTTACATAAAGAACATGATGTGGGCAACTCCTATTCATCACAGTCCTTTAAAATTAGGGAAATGTATTGATTTCCACAGATCACACAGGCTCATGGAAAGGCAGTGCCAGTGTTAATGACTGATTGAACCTCCATCAGTAACTGGACACAGCAGCctatttttcatatttctacaATTGCCATATTTCTTTCATCACCTCTTCGACAGATAAACCAGGAGAACAAGAGAGCTTGATGTCTCCACGGCTCGGTCTCTCCTCCTGACACTCGGGCCTGTTAAAGAGGTTTTAATTATGCGCTACAGCGCACATTTGGCAAGCAGGGACCTACTCTGATGTGGCTCTTTACCCTGCCAATGGTGTGCTTCTGCTTGTGTGGGcaagtgcgtgtgtgcgtctgtgtgaaatgtgagtGCATTTTAAGACATTACTCCCATTAGAACCCTATTGGCAATGTCACTGGTGCTCTGACTTGTGGGCAAGTAATGGAAAAAATTAGGGGTTTTCAAAGCAGGAGGTAATATTAGACTTATGCAAATAAATGATCTTAGCCCCCTGTCTTTCCCTCAGTGGTGTCTATTGAGGATCCTTTCGACCAGGACGACTGGCCTGCTTGGTCACAGTTCACAGCCTCGGTGGGCATCCAGGTGAGATATCACACTTTGTGCTTGTGATGCGAAAGTGAATTAATTCAGCTGAACCTTAAAGGGGGCCAGCAATTGAGTATTGCACTTTCGCCATTAAAATGGTCAAAACTGGTGACGCAGAGGTTGAGATATCCTGATTTTTAATGACTAGAAAGGTTCAAAATGTTGGATTGAATGAATGACACTCCACAGTGTATTTCATTGACTCTCCCTTCCTGGTAAATGCCCACACAGGACCAGTTTGTAAGATTTAGTGGGATCTGCTGGGATAACATGGCAGAATTGGAATTTAATATTCttgatgatgttttcatttgtgtataaTTACCTGAAACTAGAATCATGTTTTAACtaagaatgagctctttatatctacagaagGAGAGGGTCCTCTTACATGAAGACCGCATGTTGCAACGCCACATTTCTACTGTAGCCCAGAatagacaaaccaaacactggctctagagagggtttttttttatattgcttcacatattcacatataaaaagacagactgaacataaaaacaatgatagaaaatgaatgtaaaataagatggagaataaaactcACCTGATAACAATAATTCACATTTCAGGGTCTCCTGCATGCTTGGAAAGGGAGACGTGAGGTGAAGGGCATTCAGTTGGTCATAAtatgcaacctcaccactagatgacactaaatcccacacagtggacctttaatGTCATTTGTTTATGGATATAACTGATATTACTGTGAATAACAAAATGCACTTCAGTCTGACTGTAACTTTGTTGTATAAATTGTGCAGGTGGTTGGAGATGATCTGACGGTCACTAACCCACGCAGGATACAACGAGCCGTGGAGGACAAGGCCTGCAACTGCCTGCTGCTAAAAGTCAATCAGATTGGCTCTGTTACAGAGGCCATCAAAGCGTGAGTTGATTTTGTGTGCACTGGATGCGTAGACATACAGCAGCCTCACGTGTCCGTGCACATATCAGCATGTGAGAGCATGCATCATAGTTATACTGCTCCTGCCCCTCAGGTGTAAGCTGGCCCAGGAGAACAGCTGGGGTGTGATGGTGAGCCACCGCTCAGGAGAAACAGAGGACACTTTTATAGCTGACCTGGTGGTTGGTCTCTGCACTggacaggtaacacacacacacacacacacacacacacacacacacaacacagaaggGTTGCCCCTTCTCATTTCCCAATTTACTTGCTAGTAGAATTCTATAATTGTGTCACTGCAACTTGCATCAGTCGTCTTTTCTGATTCAATAaaaaactgaacactgcagcaactagactttgaaaacaaaacaataagaaaCAACAGTGCTTTGTGCAATAGTGCAAAAGAAGCTCAAATATAAGGTCATCTAAAAAACTGAAGTGGAAGATAAGCATTGCAATTTTTCATTATAAGCTATAAGCTCCGAAATAACTGTTGTActgtattgtttttatatttttgtctCCCTTCAGATCAAGACTGGAGCTCCCTGTCGATCAGAACGTCTGGCCAAATACAACCAGCTCATGAGGTGTGTATTCATAGCTCGacttgtatgtgtgtatgtgtgtgtgtgtgtgtgtacagaaatACATATAGAGAATCTTTAACATCACTTACAGCACTTATGCCACTTTtatatttctcttcttcttttctcctttgtttcatctgctgttgtcctctttcacattcatctgcctgctctacatttctctctgttttcttcctcacctcctcttcctctcaggaTTGAGGAAGAGTTGGGTGACCAGGCCCGCTTTGCTGGGCACAACTTTCGCAACCCCAGTGCCCTTTGAGTGCCAGTGCCGTTAGCAGTGGCACACAAGACAGCAAGAATACACACGAACCATGTTATATTCCCCTGACACATACATAGTAATGAAATAATGACACTTGTTTCAGCAAAGCTCTAAACACACTAAGACACACTTACAAGCATTTAGACCAATTAGTTTTCAAATAactaaaaatgcacaaataatgCACTATAGCTGTTGACCTGATGCTTCAGCAAGTGATTGACTTAATTGACTACAGCTGGTTGCGGCAAATCCTGAGCAAAGCCTGGAGGAAAAAATCAGTGTGTTTCACCTGATGAGCACTTCCCCCGATGCACTTGTTAGTTTCTCTTTCCTGATCCCTCTGGctgtctccttctgtctcaCTGCAGAAGTGTTTGAATCTTTTGTGCCCTGTCGTTTCCTCTCCctcatgttgtttttgatgTGAACACTCAGCAGCTTGCCACACAATTGCATCTGTTACCTTGTCTGTCTGAGGTTGAGCTTAATAAAGAAATGGATTCATGTTGACTGGAACCAAAGctctctgtgtatttgtttaaAGGACTGTCTGCTGGTAAAGGTAAAATTCTGCAAGAATATTATCCCACAGTGAATTGGTGATCACTTTTCTGCAGCATACTTGCAGGAACTCAAGAGGAATCATCTGAATTTTCTCCAGGAATTtagaaggatttttttttttcttgcagaaaTGTGCTTGGATAGTTCCAGCCAAAGGAACTAAAGCAATAATTCATGGCTGCCTCTACATCTGCAGGATGACAAGAGCAAAAATACGTACCAGGAGCAATCTGTTGTACACGCAGCTGTCcattaaaaccacaaaataaaatgcaggaTATAGTCTGCTGTCAAAGGCgaaacacctgctgtgaaatCCGTGatgggcctttttcacagcatagcaggaaaagcacaggtgtcattgctaatggctgcattccatttaggtgtTCCAGGCCCAGGGTCCTTGTATAGTGCATCTTGCTTATCTGAGATGAGAAACATGAGCATTAGACGAAATAGAACATTTTTAAATCACATATATACGTCAAACAAATAGCATAtagtttattttttgtaaaatcTATATATTTTTATAAAATATTGTGACAAATAATACGGGTCCGCTTTAAAAAAGCAACACCCTCTCACTAATTATTTTCTCAACAATATTCTCTGTGAGCGATTTAGCGTCTCAGGTGAGGGCACTTGTCgtatacagtatatgcaaaCTTGCTGAGTTCGTTTATAGGCCAAATGTCACTGAACGAAGCCCTGtaatgacagcagcacaaactgtgtGCGTGGCGTTGTGGTTTTCTGCCACGGGAACATACATGAAGTCAGTTTGTGATGTTGAAAATCATGTTTCCCCTGTTTGCTTCAGATATTAATACTTTAAATTGTACACATCCTATCATCCATGCACTCAAAGAATGATGAAGGCACGTGGTCTATTGTCCActttgaattctgtttttatgccTGGCCCTGATTTGCTGCCAAGTCCGTTTTGCATTGCTGCTACTGCAGCAAATAGAACACCGATCAGATATTCAATGTTTGTCAATGTCAATATTCATTCAATAAAGTCGCCCCCGACTGTCAGATTAAAATGCAATTCCCGAGTTGAATGTTGAAATATGCTGTATCAAGCTTAAAGTTTAAGAGCTCGAGAATGTGCAGTTGTCACGTTAGAAATAAACGGGAGGCACTgaatgctaaataaataaatcaacttAAGAATATACACGATGAGCCGCGCGTGCAGCCACCATTCCCCTCCTGCCTTATGTGCAGTAACGGTGTTGCTTCTTGCTGTAGTAATTTTTACATTCTTCATAACTCCATTATCACAACCTGTTCCTCTTGACAGAAGTGGGCGGCGCGCGATCTGTCCATTTTGTGCGGAAGGAGAGTCAAATGACGCGCTAAACGCCCCTTTTTATGGGAACGCGCACAGGTCCTGATGAAGAAAACGTGGTTtaacaaagagagaggagaaccACCGTCGTGGTACCCATGAGCTCTGACTGGGGTTTTAGTCTTTATCGAGCCGGCTCAAGCAAAGACAGCCAGGCTGTGTCTATCTTGCACCCTACCGTCTCCCCCCCGAGCTGTCGCCACATTGCAACGTCGCGCGGCTGATCGCTGGTCGTGACGCaatctgagcagcagagggagcgCGAGCGCAACCAAGGGCTCTCTTCCTGTCGCGCCGGGctgctggtgatgatgatgaaggaagGCTGGAGCCGCGCAGGCGCACCGGGTACAGTCTCCGGCCgggttaccatggttaccacaCAATAGGAGACGGGACAGGGGGCTGCgtgaaggggagagagggagagaacgaCAGCAGCGGAgcggaggggagggagggagggagggaggggaggaggtctGCAGAGCCGCTTGACTGGACACACCGCTGCAAGCTTttcccagacagacagacagacagacggacagggGGCTGCTGGACAGACACATATCACAACACAGGGCACGATTAAACTGTCCATTTCTTAATTGTTTAATTATTCCAAACGAGTTGGAGCTTTCTTTGTTAAGTCGCTGACATTGTCACTAAAATGCTCACACAACGCTCTACATGCAAACATGTTCTGGTTTGTCCACCTTTCAGCTTGTTGGCCTTGGATTCACCGAGGCCTGTAAGAACAAAGACCCACAGGACATGTCTTCCTCTTCAGGGTTCATCGCGAGATAAAGCCACACAGCGAGTTAGTTCGGTCTGAAGCAGAGCCTCTCCATACAGTAAAGGTGACTCTGGAGGGACTAggcaacagagacagagagacccTCCCTCTCGATCCCCTCCCTCTTCAGAGTTTTGGCCCTCTCTCTGcgcctctcttcctccttctccctgccTCACtactccctccttctcctcctcctcctcctcctcctcctcctcctttagcctccccctctctcctcatgCAAATCAcgccctctcctctctccctttctctcaccCGACGTGCATCCCTCTCTCCGGCTCACCCCTCCGCTCAAAATTGTGACTGTAAGACCGGAGAGGGGTATTAAAAAAAGTGCAAGTCGTCttagaggaagagggggagtAGGTAGGGTGGGAGAgggggggcaaaaaaaaaaaaaaaagaaaaagggggcGAAAGGGGGTGGGGAAGAGGCGAGGGTACGCATCAATTTGTAGTCTTCAGTTGGCACccctgtttttttcctgcaacGAATAGAAAGAGATTTCTTctgcattattgttattatcggAACCCGTTGCAATATGAGCCAGCACAAGCCTCTGTTGACAGACGCCTGGGCTCTGAGGTGTGCGTGTCAGCGCGCAACATAAAACGacaaaacagagggagagaaaggaaagggagagtgagagtgagagcacGCATCGCTGGATATTATAGGTAAGGAGAAGGAAAAATGGATGCTTATACTCAGTTTGGGGCTATTCCTGCTGGCCACGTTTgtgctctccctcccttttttttcctttgtgcgTTAATTATCAGCATACTCCTGCGTTACGGCTGAATTATGTCCCGGTGAATTAATGTTAATAGAGTGCACGACGCGCACCCACATTCCAGcgaggagagggaagggagagcCGGTGCGAAATGCTATGGTTCGCCATTCCATATCATCTTTCTTTTAAGATGTGCAGCGTCTAGAAACAGCATTGCACAGGCATCCATTCTGATTGTGAACATGTATGTGCTGCTGAACACGACTCTCCGCGTCGTAGGTGGACTGTGTTCCGCCGGGGAAGTGTGAGGCAGGCTGCACAGCAGCTTTGGCCGGTCTCCTCTGCATGTGTATCAATAACATTcgcaggaagaaagaagaaagagtcGTTGCGGTGCCCGCTCGCTGGTGATGTAAGCAAAGCAactgcatgctgctgctttgcatcACATGCAGTGGCCAATTTGTTGATAATGCATGTGCAGTATGCGTctactcgtgtgtgtgtgtgtgtgtgtgtgtgtgtgtgtgtgtttgtgtgtgagcgtgcagaGAGACTGGTGATGTAAATGCTGGTGTATTAGATGTTGGTGATGTGTTTGCGTCCTAGTTGTTTACTGACCATGGCCATGGACCTGCCACTGGACCACAGACAGGCCAGCAGCTGCCACCTGTAACTGAGATGCATGATGTATACAGTAACCCAGTGGGCAATGAACGTTTTCCAGTCCTGTGTGATAAACTTTGTCATATGTTAATGAGGCTGGCTGCTCTGCACTGCATTGCCTATAAATACATGTGCTATCTTTTATGCATATGAAGTGTGAACAGTGATTGTGACCGTTAAGGTTTTACTCTTGACTgaatcagtcactgcagcatgCACTAATAATTAATGCATAGCCATGTGTAGTGGAGCAGCTACAGGATTTACAGGAGCATGTCCgctttgacacacacaaaaatcagtGTGTAGCTACTATATTTGTTGGCTGCATAGCAGAGTGTGCATTAGCTCTGCTAACTCTTGGCCAAATATATCCTTTTTTCAGCCAGTGGTGTGCACTATTTATATCCTCATTCAATATACATGAGCCATTTTTTTCATCATAGTGGTACATGAATGAATGGATTAGACGAGGCCTCACAAAGTAGTCCACCTATGTTGTCAGGCACACAAATGGATAAAGGATCTTGATATTGTGCATTTCCCTAATGGCTGGCTGGATAAATAAGTATGTGATTCTGCTGGCCATAACCAGGTCATGTGGGTTAACCACAAGTGGCTGTGGGTTTGGGTCGTTGTGGTGAaggtggaaggaggaggggggtgtgGCCCCATATTCCCAAGATGTTTGCTGGAGTCTTCTG
It includes:
- the LOC143325245 gene encoding gamma-enolase-like, coding for MSIVNIVAREILDSRGNPTVEVDLHTGKGLFRAAVPSGASTGIYEALELRDGDKTRYKGKGVTKAVGHINDTLGPALIQSGVSVLEQDKLDSLMIEMDGTDNKSKFGANSILGVSLAICKAGAAEKGVPLYRHIADLAGNRELVLPVPAFNVINGGSHAGNRLAMQEFMVLPVGAESFRDALRVGAELYQTLRGVIKEKYGQDATNVGDEGGFAPNIQENSEALELIKTAIEKAGFTDKVVIGMDVAASEFFIEGKYDLDFKSPPNAARNISADELASIYQGFINNYPVVSIEDPFDQDDWPAWSQFTASVGIQVVGDDLTVTNPRRIQRAVEDKACNCLLLKVNQIGSVTEAIKACKLAQENSWGVMVSHRSGETEDTFIADLVVGLCTGQIKTGAPCRSERLAKYNQLMRIEEELGDQARFAGHNFRNPSAL